TTTGTGGCTCTTGCCGAAGGTACCAACGGGATGGTAGATTCTATCTACAAAGGAAAACGTTTTTATGACGGCCTTACCTTTCACCGTGTCATCAAGGATTTTATGATTCAGGGAGGTGACCCAAAAGGTGACGGCACAGGCAGCCCGGGCTATGCATTTCCAGATGAAATTACCGACACCATTCGCTTCAACAAAAAAGGACTTTTGGCCATGGCAAATTCTGGCCCTGGCACCAACGGAAGCCAATTTTTCATAACATTGAAAGATACACCGTGGTTGGATGGGCGCCATACTGTTTTTGGCGAAATCGTAATTGGCCAGGAAGTGGTTGACTCCATCGGAAATGTTGAAACCGAAAAACCCGGTGACACACCAAAAGAACCAGTTACAATCCAGACTGTGAATATTATAAATAAGGGAAATGTAAAAGTTCCGTATTTCACTGAGGAAATGGCAAAACTTGAAAAAGAAAAGAAAGAGAAAGAGGAGCGAATTAACAAAGTAGCTGCAAAACAAGCTGAAGAGCTTAATGCAATAAAAGCTAAAGCAGATTCACTTCCCTCCGGAGTTAAAATTTATTTCAACGAAAAAGGAGAAGGCCCACAGCCTAAAGAAGGCGACAAAATATTGATGAACTATGCTGGTTATCTTGCCGATGGACATATGTTTGACTCAAACATTCTTGAAAATGCCGAAAAGTTTGAAATGGTTGATGATATGCGCAAAGCAGCGGGGCAATATGTACCGGTACCAACAGATTATAGCTCTGAGGCAAAATTAATCCCAGGTTTCCGTGAAGGACTTTTAAATATGAAAGTTGGCGACAAGGCAACCATTTTTATACCAGCCCATTTAGCATACGGCAAGAGAGGAATTCCAGGGGTAATTCCTCCAGACTCTGAATTGATCTTCAACCTTGAAATAGTTGATTTAGCACAATAAATCTAAAATATTATAAATGCAAAAAGAGGAACCAGGTTTAAAATTGGTTCCTCTTTTTTTTAATCAACGCACAGTTGACAATCAATCTTGATTCTTGGCTTTTGGCACTTTTTTATTTCTTCGGAATATTTCTCAAGATTTCAAGTACAAACTCCCAATATTTTTGCGCAGATGAGATGCTTGCGCGTTCATCAGGAGAATGCGCGCCTTTAATGGTTGGCCCAAAGGAAATCATATCCATGTCGGGATAATTCTGACCTAGAATACCACATTCCAAACCAGCGTGGCAAGCAGCCACATGTGCCTTTTCACCATTCATCTTTTGGTAAAGATCGTCCAAAACCTTTAAAATAGGACTTTCCATATTTGGCGCCCAGCCAGGGTAATCGCCAGCAAGTTTTACATTGTAGCCCGCAAGTTCAAAAACAGATGTCAAAGCGTTAGCTAATGCTTCTTTGGAAGATTCCACAGAGCTACGTGTTAAACATTCAATTTTAATAGTTCCATTTTCTGCTGAAACTTTCGCGATATTGTTTGAAGTTTCCACCAAATCGGCGATATCCGGGCTCATTCTATAAACACCGTTGTGGGCAGCATTCATAGCGTTTAAAAATATTTTTTGATCATTTTGGCTCATCGCTTGAGAGAAAGTCTCGTTGCTTTTTTCAACAGTTATGGAAAGATTGGGTTCCAAGCTTTTGTATTCTGAAATGATTGCTGCTTTTATTTTTTCAAAACCAGCAAAAAATTCTTTTTCAGAAGAAACCACGATCTGCGCCACACTTTCCCGAGGAATGGCGTTGCGAAGACTTCCGCCTTCAAGTTTTACCAATTGCATAAAATCTTTTGTTGCAAAAAGCAAGCGGTTCATCAGCTTGTTGGCGTTGCCCAAACCTTTTATAATGTCCATACCGCTATGGCCCCCATTCAATCCTTTCACTTTAATAGTAAAAGTGGTCGAATTTTCTGGCGCATCTGTTGAAGTGTAAGTTCCTGTTGCAGTAACATCAACGCCTCCGGCACAGCCCACGCCTATTTCGTCATCTTCTTCGGTATCAAGGTTCAAAAGAATGTCGCCTTTCAGCAAACCTCCTTTTAACCCTTTTGCACCAGTCATTCCGGTTTCTTCGTCTATTGTAAATAGCGCTTCAATTGCAGGATGCTCAATTTCACTACTTTCAAGAATCGCCATGATCGTGGCTACCCCCAAGCCGTTGTCGGCGCCAAGGGTAGTTCCCTTAGCACGAACCCAGTCTCCATCAACATACATTTCAATTCCTTGTGTGTCGAAATTAAAATCGGTATCGTTGTTTTTTTGGTGAACCATATCTAAGTGGCTTTGCAGGACGACCATTTTTCGGTCTTCCATTCCCTTGGTTGCGGGTTTGCGGATTATCACGTTGCCCACTTCGTCCTCTAGGGTTTTCAAGCCGAGACTTTTTCCGAAATCTTTCATAAACGCAATAACACGTTCCTCCTTTTTTGAAGGGCGCGGTACGGCGTTCAGATCGGCAAATTTGTTCCAAAGGGCTTTGGGTTTTAAATTTCTTATCGCTTCGTTCATCATTTTTAAAATTTTAGGAACACAAAATTACCTTTTTTCATCTGCTATAAAAATTATGCGGTGAAAGATTTCCTTCGTATGTTTGGATTATGGTAAAACGGACCTCAGCTTTCCTCACCATTTTCCTGTTTGTGCAGATAATAGCACTTCAGGTTTTAAAGTTTTTCCCAGAATTTGTTGAGAAATATTACAGTCTCGGGATATATCCATGGATTTCAAAAATTTCGCGTTACATTTTTGGTTGGATCCCCTTTTCTATAGGCGATTTGTTTTATCTGCTCATTGCCATTGTAGCCATCAGGTGGCTTTATAAAAATGTGAAACGCCTTAAGAATGATCAAGTGGGTTTTGCCGTAGAGATTTTGGGAGCAGTTTCAGTTGTATATTTTATGTTTCACGTGCTATGGGGATTCAACTACTATAGACTTCCCCTGCACAAGTCCCTGCAATTGGAAAGTGATTATACCCCAGAACAATTATTGGAAACCACCAATCGGTTTATAGAAAAAAGCAACACCATGCATCGCCAACTTGGTTTTGCCGATAGTCTAAAGATTGAATTGCCCTACACGCAAAAGGAAATGTTCAAGAAGACCTTAAACGGCTATAAA
The Aequorivita iocasae genome window above contains:
- a CDS encoding peptidylprolyl isomerase → MKKLTFLFLFLTLAFASCQEKYPELKDGVYAEFITNKGTFVAKLKNESAPLTVSNFVALAEGTNGMVDSIYKGKRFYDGLTFHRVIKDFMIQGGDPKGDGTGSPGYAFPDEITDTIRFNKKGLLAMANSGPGTNGSQFFITLKDTPWLDGRHTVFGEIVIGQEVVDSIGNVETEKPGDTPKEPVTIQTVNIINKGNVKVPYFTEEMAKLEKEKKEKEERINKVAAKQAEELNAIKAKADSLPSGVKIYFNEKGEGPQPKEGDKILMNYAGYLADGHMFDSNILENAEKFEMVDDMRKAAGQYVPVPTDYSSEAKLIPGFREGLLNMKVGDKATIFIPAHLAYGKRGIPGVIPPDSELIFNLEIVDLAQ
- a CDS encoding aminoacyl-histidine dipeptidase; the protein is MNEAIRNLKPKALWNKFADLNAVPRPSKKEERVIAFMKDFGKSLGLKTLEDEVGNVIIRKPATKGMEDRKMVVLQSHLDMVHQKNNDTDFNFDTQGIEMYVDGDWVRAKGTTLGADNGLGVATIMAILESSEIEHPAIEALFTIDEETGMTGAKGLKGGLLKGDILLNLDTEEDDEIGVGCAGGVDVTATGTYTSTDAPENSTTFTIKVKGLNGGHSGMDIIKGLGNANKLMNRLLFATKDFMQLVKLEGGSLRNAIPRESVAQIVVSSEKEFFAGFEKIKAAIISEYKSLEPNLSITVEKSNETFSQAMSQNDQKIFLNAMNAAHNGVYRMSPDIADLVETSNNIAKVSAENGTIKIECLTRSSVESSKEALANALTSVFELAGYNVKLAGDYPGWAPNMESPILKVLDDLYQKMNGEKAHVAACHAGLECGILGQNYPDMDMISFGPTIKGAHSPDERASISSAQKYWEFVLEILRNIPKK